The Microbacterium sp. KUDC0406 genome includes a window with the following:
- a CDS encoding anthranilate synthase component I family protein, protein MGRHTVDEYVALVERCRDAIRAGDAYLLCLTTRFSTDAPDDPFRVYRRLRAATPAHHGGYLRIGDTHLLSASPEQFLEVRDGVVRTSPIKGTRPRGATLEQDAALAAELRASEKERAENVMIVDLMRNDLSHVGVPGTIEVERLWHVESYPAVHQLVSTVSARLRRGITVDELSEAAFPAGSMTGAPKLSAMTILHRLERAPRGVYSGCFGYVGLDGSVDLAMVIRSILIEGETAHVGAGGGITWLSDAGEEAAEVATKARAPLAALGAALPEEWATAGR, encoded by the coding sequence GTGGGCCGACACACGGTGGACGAGTACGTCGCACTCGTGGAGCGCTGCCGCGACGCCATCCGCGCCGGCGACGCGTACCTGCTGTGCCTCACGACGCGCTTCAGCACGGATGCCCCCGACGACCCGTTCCGGGTGTACCGGCGCCTTCGCGCGGCGACGCCCGCGCACCACGGCGGGTACCTGCGCATCGGGGACACGCACCTTCTCAGTGCGAGCCCGGAGCAGTTCCTCGAGGTGCGCGACGGCGTCGTGCGCACCAGTCCCATCAAGGGCACCAGGCCGCGGGGAGCGACACTCGAGCAGGACGCCGCGCTGGCGGCGGAGCTGCGCGCGAGCGAGAAGGAGCGCGCCGAGAACGTGATGATCGTCGACCTCATGCGCAACGATCTCTCGCACGTCGGGGTTCCGGGCACCATCGAGGTGGAGCGGCTCTGGCACGTGGAGTCGTATCCGGCCGTGCATCAGCTGGTGAGCACGGTCAGTGCGCGCCTGCGCCGCGGCATCACGGTCGACGAGCTCAGCGAGGCGGCCTTTCCCGCGGGCAGCATGACCGGCGCACCCAAGCTCTCCGCGATGACGATCCTGCACAGACTGGAGCGCGCCCCGCGCGGCGTGTACTCCGGATGCTTCGGATACGTCGGCCTGGACGGATCCGTGGATCTGGCGATGGTGATCCGCAGCATCCTGATCGAGGGGGAGACCGCTCACGTGGGCGCCGGCGGCGGCATCACGTGGCTCTCGGACGCGGGGGAGGAGGCCGCCGAGGTCGCGACCAAGGCGCGCGCGCCGCTCGCGGCCCTCGGCGCCGCGCTCCCGGAGGAGTGGGCCACCGCCGGTCGCTGA
- a CDS encoding DedA family protein, translated as MDQFLTWVIDAVQSMDPVLRTFIAGIAIMLETSILIGLIVPGDTIVLVAAVGVTDVWQGVFLVVAVVIGSLLGESIGFWLGHWIGPHIRHSRLGRWIGEDHWIRSERYLQRRGGIAIFLSRFLPVLHSLVPLTVGMSEYAYRRFIAWTLPACVLWATVYVSVGALVAGSYKELADRVHYAGYLFVGAIVLFLVVVFVVKKVISRREERHMSDADGPSA; from the coding sequence GTGGACCAGTTCCTGACGTGGGTCATCGACGCCGTGCAGTCGATGGATCCCGTGCTGCGGACCTTCATCGCCGGCATCGCGATCATGCTCGAGACGAGCATCCTGATCGGTCTCATCGTGCCCGGCGACACGATCGTCCTGGTCGCCGCCGTCGGCGTGACCGACGTCTGGCAGGGCGTCTTCCTCGTCGTCGCGGTCGTGATCGGCTCCCTGCTCGGCGAGTCGATCGGATTCTGGCTCGGCCACTGGATCGGGCCGCACATCCGGCATTCGCGGCTCGGCCGCTGGATCGGCGAGGATCACTGGATCCGGTCCGAGCGCTACCTGCAGCGCCGAGGGGGCATCGCGATCTTCCTGTCGCGGTTCCTGCCGGTGCTGCACTCGCTGGTGCCGCTGACCGTCGGCATGAGTGAGTACGCCTACCGGCGCTTCATCGCCTGGACGCTGCCCGCGTGCGTGCTCTGGGCGACCGTGTACGTCAGCGTCGGAGCTCTGGTGGCCGGCAGCTACAAGGAGCTCGCGGATCGCGTGCACTACGCGGGCTACCTCTTCGTGGGGGCGATCGTGCTGTTCCTGGTCGTCGTGTTCGTGGTGAAGAAGGTCATCTCGCGCCGTGAGGAGCGTCATATGTCGGATGCGGATGGGCCGAGCGCGTGA
- a CDS encoding DUF4383 domain-containing protein, with product MRTSPNRLIAVIFGAVYVVVGLLGFAVTGGVSFLATEGGLLLGIFMVNPLHNVAHLLIGAALVIAGLVSTKAAKATNVVVGAAYLLLGIAGFFLVGTAANILALNTFDHFLHLASALLLLAVGLGAERESPRVALG from the coding sequence ATGCGCACGTCCCCGAATCGCCTCATCGCCGTCATCTTCGGCGCCGTCTACGTCGTCGTCGGCCTGCTCGGCTTCGCCGTCACCGGCGGTGTGTCGTTCCTCGCCACCGAGGGCGGCCTGCTGCTGGGCATCTTCATGGTGAACCCGCTGCACAACGTGGCCCACCTGCTCATCGGCGCCGCTCTGGTGATCGCCGGCCTGGTCTCGACGAAGGCCGCGAAGGCGACCAACGTCGTCGTGGGAGCCGCCTACCTGCTGCTCGGCATCGCCGGGTTCTTCCTGGTGGGCACTGCCGCGAACATCCTCGCGCTGAACACCTTCGACCACTTCCTGCACCTCGCCAGCGCACTCCTGCTGCTGGCGGTCGGCCTGGGCGCCGAGCGGGAGTCTCCGCGCGTCGCCCTGGGATGA
- a CDS encoding anti-sigma factor, translated as MNQEEFAQLAAGDALGALSDEDRVVYHRALADHPEWEGLAQQDVDTAASLAELAPEVAPPPGLLGTILARIDEAPGDTPEDTPVAHPGEGTPAPDRRSRLRRRWFALAASLVLLIAVGAGTVLVVQQATRPAATIALERIEAAPDAQQASAEVQGGDSATLHWSPSVGKAVLVTGALPALEDDQTFELWYVRGTTPIAAGTFDATGTATSAVLDPGMEPGDVIAVTVEQSGGSADGVPTTAPILTISTG; from the coding sequence GTGAACCAGGAGGAGTTCGCTCAGCTCGCAGCAGGGGACGCACTCGGCGCCCTGAGCGACGAGGACCGTGTCGTCTACCACCGCGCGCTCGCGGACCACCCCGAATGGGAGGGTCTCGCTCAGCAGGACGTCGACACGGCGGCGAGCCTCGCCGAGCTCGCTCCGGAGGTGGCGCCGCCGCCGGGACTGCTCGGCACCATCCTCGCCCGCATCGACGAGGCACCCGGTGACACGCCCGAAGACACGCCGGTCGCGCACCCCGGCGAGGGGACGCCGGCGCCGGATCGCCGCAGTCGTCTCCGGCGCCGCTGGTTCGCCCTCGCCGCCTCGCTGGTGCTGCTGATCGCCGTCGGCGCGGGAACGGTGCTCGTCGTGCAGCAGGCCACGCGCCCCGCCGCCACGATCGCACTGGAGCGCATCGAGGCGGCACCCGACGCACAGCAGGCGAGCGCGGAGGTGCAGGGCGGCGACTCCGCCACGCTGCACTGGTCGCCCTCGGTCGGCAAGGCGGTGCTCGTCACAGGCGCACTGCCGGCGCTCGAGGACGATCAGACCTTCGAGCTCTGGTACGTGCGCGGCACGACGCCGATCGCAGCCGGCACCTTCGACGCGACCGGGACGGCGACCTCCGCCGTGCTGGATCCGGGCATGGAACCGGGCGATGTGATCGCGGTCACCGTGGAGCAGAGCGGTGGGTCGGCGGACGGCGTGCCCACCACCGCACCGATCCTCACGATCTCGACCGGCTGA